A genomic stretch from Sebastes fasciatus isolate fSebFas1 chromosome 23, fSebFas1.pri, whole genome shotgun sequence includes:
- the ppp6r2a gene encoding serine/threonine-protein phosphatase 6 regulatory subunit 2a isoform X13: protein MFWKFDLHTTSHIDQLLDREDVTLRELMEEDDVLQECKAQNRRLLLFLSQDQCMQELVSLITTEPPADLEERSRFKFPNIACELLTSDVSIINDKLGADDSLLEVLYHFLEQDPPLNPLLASFFSKTIGNLIARKTEQVITFLKKKEGFIGLVLKHIDASAMMDLLLRLISCVEPAPLRQEVLHWLNEEKLVQRLTELIHTGKDEERQSNASQTLCDIIRLSRDQANQMQENMEADPLLAVLESQDSVAGLVKNMFEGERSEASIVNGTQVLLTLLETRRSGLEGLMDLYSQGYERSYTVNSSILNAIEPHLKDFQQLLLDPPKKSAILTTVGILEQPLGNARLHVARLVAALLQTSAPSICQELCNLATMDLLLDLFFKYSWNNFLHFQVELCVAAILNHPSSDERPSPVLLNHDGGPAASNPESQGEAVETGRTSDPQTSIHNALVAHLFQKCYLVQRILDAWEENDKIQGEGGTRRGNMGHLTRIANMVVQNLEKGPVQVQITDLIKELPEDCRGRWESFVDETLRETNRRNTVELVSTHNMHSSSEDDDMESPFPNDLSLQQIQQMTANFVDQFGFNDEEFSEHDENINATFDRIAEINFNLDADDNSANAAAFEACCKERIRQFDDAEEEEDIWEEKEMNYATQAKSRTRFGVSQTSEESSRSSMENGGRERDHGSESDEEEDSEQNISDNGTSEDSNYQQNTSDNGPGPGWTANFRESGGTAASQTPAAWDSSSRSGAGETQGSGWANFTEFQPFSGTETEPRSSSPVDSAGSDADKQAKQNHDKGDVSASSDAWPVGEGRKAPIVASDSSSSGGSDSEEDDKNAAAAAAAAAAPPAAAVVAASETAGAPGNKTADLKSEECPVSLEKLSLSDPPKASEQQPAEESPVTTQTDRKEETPPPQQEVSVNGPV from the exons ATGTTTTGGAAGTTCGACCTGCACACCACCTCCCACATCGACCAGCTGCTGGACAGGGAGGACGTGACGCTGAGAGAGCTGATGGAGGAGGACGACGTCCTGCAGGAGTGCAAAGCCCAGAACCGCCGGCTGCTACTCTTCCTCTCCCAGGACCAGTGCATGCAGGAGCTGGTCAGCCTCATCACCACGGAGCCGCCCGCcgacctggaggagaggagccgGTTTAA GTTTCCCAACATTGCTTGTGAGCTGCTGACATCAGATGTGTCCATTATAAACGATAAGCTGGGCGCGGACGACTCTCTCCTCGAGGTGCTCTATCACTTCCTGGAGCAAGACCCACCCCTCAACCCGCTACTGGCCAGCTTCTTCAGCAAAACCATCGGCAATCTCATTGCCAGGAAAACCGAACAG gTGATTACCTTTCTAAAGAAAAAGGAAGGCTTCATCGGTCTGGTGCTGAAACATATTGACGCCTCTGCCATGATGGACCTGCTGCTTCGCCTCATCAGTTGTGTGGAGCCTGCCCCCTTGAGGCAGGAGGTCCTCCAT TGGCTGAATGAGGAGAAGTTGGTACAAAGACTCACAGAGCTCATCCATACTGGTAAAGATGAAGAG AGACAATCAAATGCATCCCAAACGCTTTGCGACATCATCCGCCTTAGTCGAGACCAGGCCAATCAGATGCAGGAGAACATGGAGGCCGACCCACTATTGGCTGTGCTAGAGTC GCAGGACAGTGTAGCGGGGCTCGTCAAGAACATGTTCGAGGGGGAGAGGAGTGAGGCCTCCATTGTTAACGGAACTCAAGTGCTACTTACCTTACTGGAGACCAGGAGGTCTGG GTTGGAAGGGCTGATGGATCTGTATTCTCAGGGTTATGAAAGGTCTTACACTGTCAACAGCAGTATTTTAAATGCCATTGAGCCCCATTTAAAGGACTTCCAGCAGCTTCTTCTGGATCCCCCCAAG AAAAGTGCAATATTGACGACCGTTGGCATTCTAGAGCAGCCACTGGGGAACGCCCGCCTTCACGTGGCCCGGCTGGTGGCCGCCCTGCTGCAGACCAGTGCCCCCAGTATCTGCCAGGAGCTCTGCAATCTCGCCACCATGGACCTACTACTG GATCTGTTCTTCAAATACTCCTGGAATAACTTTTTGCACTTCCAAGTGGAGCTGTGCGTGGCGGCTATCCTAAACCACCCTTCCTCGGATGAGCGGCCCAGCCCCGTCCTCCTGAACCACGACGGGGGGCCTGCAGCGTCCAACCCTGAGTCGCAGGGGGAGGCAGTGGAGACAGGCAGGACCAGCGACCCACAGACCTCCATCCACAATGCCCTCGTAGCACAT CTCTTCCAGAAGTGTTACCTGGTACAGAGGATCCTTGACGCCTGGGAGGAGAACGATAAAATACA GGGTGAGGGCGGCACCAGGAGAGGCAACATGGGTCATCTGACCAGAATTGCCAACATGGTGGTTCAGAACCTGGAGAAAGGACCAGTACAGGTCCAGATCACTGACCTCATCAAAG AGCTGCCAGAAGACTGCAGAGGTCGCTGGGAGAGCTTCGTGGACGAGACCCTGAGAGAGACTAACAGGAGGAACACGGTAGAGCTG GTAAGCACCCACAACATGCACTCGTCCAGTGAAGACGACGACATGGAGAGCCCCTTCCCCAACGACCTGTCTCTCCAGCAG ATCCAACAGATGACCGCCAACTTTGTGGATCAGTTTGGCTTCAATGACGAGGAGTTCAGCGAGCATGATGAGAACATCAA CGCCACATTTGACAGAATTGCCGAAATAAACTTCAATCTAGATGCTGATGATAATAGT GCCAATGCGGCTGCTTTTGAAGCCTGCTGTAAAGAGAGGATACGCCAGTTTGATGAtgctgaagaagaggaggacatttgggaggagaaggagatgaaCTATGCAACACAAGCTAAATCCAGAACAAG GTTCGGGGTCTCCCAAACCTCGGAGGAAAGCTCCAGGAGCAGCATGGAGAACGGAGGCAGGGAGCGGGACCACGGATCTGaatctgatgaggaggaggactcTGAGCAGAACATATCAGATAATGGTACATCAGAGGACAGCAACTACCAACAGAACACATCAGATAATG GTCCAGGCCCAGGCTGGACAGCAAATTTCAGGGAATCTGGAGGGACTGCAGCATCCCAGACCCCAGCAGCGTGGGACAGCTCATCGAGGAGTGGAGCAGGGGAGACGCAGGGAAGTGGCTGGGCCAACTTCACTGAGTTCCAGCCTTTCTCCGG TACAGAGACTGAGCCCAGGAGCAGCTCTCCTGTGGACTCGGCCGGCAGTGATGCAGATAAACAAGCCAAACAAAACCACGACAAGGGTG ACGTCAGTGCCTCCTCTGATGCTTGGCCGGTGGGAGAAGGGAGGAAGGCTCCCATCGTGGCCTCGGACAGCAGCTCCTCCGGGGGATCCGACAGCGAGGAGGACGACAAAaatgccgccgccgccgccgccgctgctgctgctcctcccgCCGCAGCAGTCGTCGCCGCCTCGGAAACAGCCGGTGCCCCCGGCAACAAGACAGCTGACCTCAAAAG CGAGGAGTGTCCAGTGTCTCTGGAGAAACTCTCTCTGTCAGATCCTCCTAAAGCGTCGGAGCAGCAGCCTGCTGAGGAATCACCCGTAACCACACAGACCGACAGGAA AGAGGAAACGCCACCGCCCCAGCAGGAAGTGTCGGTCAACGGGCCGGTCTGA
- the ppp6r2a gene encoding serine/threonine-protein phosphatase 6 regulatory subunit 2a isoform X11 yields MFWKFDLHTTSHIDQLLDREDVTLRELMEEDDVLQECKAQNRRLLLFLSQDQCMQELVSLITTEPPADLEERSRFKFPNIACELLTSDVSIINDKLGADDSLLEVLYHFLEQDPPLNPLLASFFSKTIGNLIARKTEQVITFLKKKEGFIGLVLKHIDASAMMDLLLRLISCVEPAPLRQEVLHWLNEEKLVQRLTELIHTGKDEERQSNASQTLCDIIRLSRDQANQMQENMEADPLLAVLESQDSVAGLVKNMFEGERSEASIVNGTQVLLTLLETRRSGLEGLMDLYSQGYERSYTVNSSILNAIEPHLKDFQQLLLDPPKKSAILTTVGILEQPLGNARLHVARLVAALLQTSAPSICQELCNLATMDLLLDLFFKYSWNNFLHFQVELCVAAILNHPSSDERPSPVLLNHDGGPAASNPESQGEAVETGRTSDPQTSIHNALVAHLFQKCYLVQRILDAWEENDKIQGEGGTRRGNMGHLTRIANMVVQNLEKGPVQVQITDLIKELPEDCRGRWESFVDETLRETNRRNTVELVSTHNMHSSSEDDDMESPFPNDLSLQQAFSDYQIQQMTANFVDQFGFNDEEFSEHDENINATFDRIAEINFNLDADDNSANAAAFEACCKERIRQFDDAEEEEDIWEEKEMNYATQAKSRTRFGVSQTSEESSRSSMENGGRERDHGSESDEEEDSEQNISDNGTSEDSNYQQNTSDNGPGPGWTANFRESGGTAASQTPAAWDSSSRSGAGETQGSGWANFTEFQPFSGTETEPRSSSPVDSAGSDADKQAKQNHDKGDVSASSDAWPVGEGRKAPIVASDSSSSGGSDSEEDDKNAAAAAAAAAAPPAAAVVAASETAGAPGNKTADLKSEECPVSLEKLSLSDPPKASEQQPAEESPVTTQTDRKEETPPPQQEVSVNGPV; encoded by the exons ATGTTTTGGAAGTTCGACCTGCACACCACCTCCCACATCGACCAGCTGCTGGACAGGGAGGACGTGACGCTGAGAGAGCTGATGGAGGAGGACGACGTCCTGCAGGAGTGCAAAGCCCAGAACCGCCGGCTGCTACTCTTCCTCTCCCAGGACCAGTGCATGCAGGAGCTGGTCAGCCTCATCACCACGGAGCCGCCCGCcgacctggaggagaggagccgGTTTAA GTTTCCCAACATTGCTTGTGAGCTGCTGACATCAGATGTGTCCATTATAAACGATAAGCTGGGCGCGGACGACTCTCTCCTCGAGGTGCTCTATCACTTCCTGGAGCAAGACCCACCCCTCAACCCGCTACTGGCCAGCTTCTTCAGCAAAACCATCGGCAATCTCATTGCCAGGAAAACCGAACAG gTGATTACCTTTCTAAAGAAAAAGGAAGGCTTCATCGGTCTGGTGCTGAAACATATTGACGCCTCTGCCATGATGGACCTGCTGCTTCGCCTCATCAGTTGTGTGGAGCCTGCCCCCTTGAGGCAGGAGGTCCTCCAT TGGCTGAATGAGGAGAAGTTGGTACAAAGACTCACAGAGCTCATCCATACTGGTAAAGATGAAGAG AGACAATCAAATGCATCCCAAACGCTTTGCGACATCATCCGCCTTAGTCGAGACCAGGCCAATCAGATGCAGGAGAACATGGAGGCCGACCCACTATTGGCTGTGCTAGAGTC GCAGGACAGTGTAGCGGGGCTCGTCAAGAACATGTTCGAGGGGGAGAGGAGTGAGGCCTCCATTGTTAACGGAACTCAAGTGCTACTTACCTTACTGGAGACCAGGAGGTCTGG GTTGGAAGGGCTGATGGATCTGTATTCTCAGGGTTATGAAAGGTCTTACACTGTCAACAGCAGTATTTTAAATGCCATTGAGCCCCATTTAAAGGACTTCCAGCAGCTTCTTCTGGATCCCCCCAAG AAAAGTGCAATATTGACGACCGTTGGCATTCTAGAGCAGCCACTGGGGAACGCCCGCCTTCACGTGGCCCGGCTGGTGGCCGCCCTGCTGCAGACCAGTGCCCCCAGTATCTGCCAGGAGCTCTGCAATCTCGCCACCATGGACCTACTACTG GATCTGTTCTTCAAATACTCCTGGAATAACTTTTTGCACTTCCAAGTGGAGCTGTGCGTGGCGGCTATCCTAAACCACCCTTCCTCGGATGAGCGGCCCAGCCCCGTCCTCCTGAACCACGACGGGGGGCCTGCAGCGTCCAACCCTGAGTCGCAGGGGGAGGCAGTGGAGACAGGCAGGACCAGCGACCCACAGACCTCCATCCACAATGCCCTCGTAGCACAT CTCTTCCAGAAGTGTTACCTGGTACAGAGGATCCTTGACGCCTGGGAGGAGAACGATAAAATACA GGGTGAGGGCGGCACCAGGAGAGGCAACATGGGTCATCTGACCAGAATTGCCAACATGGTGGTTCAGAACCTGGAGAAAGGACCAGTACAGGTCCAGATCACTGACCTCATCAAAG AGCTGCCAGAAGACTGCAGAGGTCGCTGGGAGAGCTTCGTGGACGAGACCCTGAGAGAGACTAACAGGAGGAACACGGTAGAGCTG GTAAGCACCCACAACATGCACTCGTCCAGTGAAGACGACGACATGGAGAGCCCCTTCCCCAACGACCTGTCTCTCCAGCAG GCCTTCTCTGACTATCAGATCCAACAGATGACCGCCAACTTTGTGGATCAGTTTGGCTTCAATGACGAGGAGTTCAGCGAGCATGATGAGAACATCAA CGCCACATTTGACAGAATTGCCGAAATAAACTTCAATCTAGATGCTGATGATAATAGT GCCAATGCGGCTGCTTTTGAAGCCTGCTGTAAAGAGAGGATACGCCAGTTTGATGAtgctgaagaagaggaggacatttgggaggagaaggagatgaaCTATGCAACACAAGCTAAATCCAGAACAAG GTTCGGGGTCTCCCAAACCTCGGAGGAAAGCTCCAGGAGCAGCATGGAGAACGGAGGCAGGGAGCGGGACCACGGATCTGaatctgatgaggaggaggactcTGAGCAGAACATATCAGATAATGGTACATCAGAGGACAGCAACTACCAACAGAACACATCAGATAATG GTCCAGGCCCAGGCTGGACAGCAAATTTCAGGGAATCTGGAGGGACTGCAGCATCCCAGACCCCAGCAGCGTGGGACAGCTCATCGAGGAGTGGAGCAGGGGAGACGCAGGGAAGTGGCTGGGCCAACTTCACTGAGTTCCAGCCTTTCTCCGG TACAGAGACTGAGCCCAGGAGCAGCTCTCCTGTGGACTCGGCCGGCAGTGATGCAGATAAACAAGCCAAACAAAACCACGACAAGGGTG ACGTCAGTGCCTCCTCTGATGCTTGGCCGGTGGGAGAAGGGAGGAAGGCTCCCATCGTGGCCTCGGACAGCAGCTCCTCCGGGGGATCCGACAGCGAGGAGGACGACAAAaatgccgccgccgccgccgccgctgctgctgctcctcccgCCGCAGCAGTCGTCGCCGCCTCGGAAACAGCCGGTGCCCCCGGCAACAAGACAGCTGACCTCAAAAG CGAGGAGTGTCCAGTGTCTCTGGAGAAACTCTCTCTGTCAGATCCTCCTAAAGCGTCGGAGCAGCAGCCTGCTGAGGAATCACCCGTAACCACACAGACCGACAGGAA AGAGGAAACGCCACCGCCCCAGCAGGAAGTGTCGGTCAACGGGCCGGTCTGA